In a genomic window of Sarcophilus harrisii chromosome 4, mSarHar1.11, whole genome shotgun sequence:
- the LOC100934108 gene encoding LOW QUALITY PROTEIN: zinc finger protein 24-like (The sequence of the model RefSeq protein was modified relative to this genomic sequence to represent the inferred CDS: deleted 1 base in 1 codon), with protein sequence MSAELSEDSILISPTLTEKESILRVKIEEDRIYGQGSGVHWNSCHGLEIFRQQFRQFGYQDSPGPREALSQLRQLCRLWLRPERHTKEQILELLVLEQFLTILPKELQTWVREHHPENGEEAVTILEDLERELDEPGHQVSFSGRAQEDLIEEMEPHETAEESSNVQPLPVENELKWEAWEFHSLRHSDGDTQTENGESLPDQEISSGIEPQDDISGTLNIDVAQIFKYGEICQREGRFERKQGNPSRKKQHKCDECGKLFSQSSALILHQRIHSGEKPYECDECGKAFSRSSILIQHQRIHTGEKPYKCHECGKAFSQNSGLINHQRIHTGEKPYECSECGKAYSQSSNLFRHQRRHSEEKSYQCHECKSFL encoded by the exons ATGTCTGCAGAATTGAGTGAAGATTCCATATTGATTTCTCCCACTCTAACTGAAAAAGAGAGTATTTTGAGAGTGAAGATAGAAGAGGACCGCATCTATGGACAAGGATCAGGTGTCCACTGGAACAGCTGCCATGGTCTAGAAATCTTTCGCCAGCAATTCAGGCAATTTGGGTACCAGGATTCACCAGGGCCCCGTGAAGCCCTGAGCCAGCTCCGTCAGCTTTGTCGTCTCTGGCTTAGACCAGAGAGGCACACAAAGGAGCAGATCCTGGAGCTACTGGTCCTGGAGCAGTTCTTGACCATCTTGCCCAAGGAACTCCAGACCTGGGTTCGAGAGCATCATCCAGAAAATGGAGAAGAGGCAGTGACCATTCTAGAAGATTTGGAGAGAGAGCTTGATGAGCCAGGACATCAG GTCTCATTCAGTGGCCGAGCACAGGAAGACCTTATAGAGGAGATGGAACCTCACGAAACGGCTGAGGAATCATCAAATGTACAGCCCCTGCCTGTGGAGAATGAACTTAAGTGGGAAGCCTGGGAATTCCACTCTCTAAGACACAGTG aTGGTGATACTCAGACTGAGAATGGGGAGTCCCTTCCAGATCAGGAGATTTCTTCAGGTATAGAACCACAGGATGATATTTCTGGCACACTTAATATAGACGTTGCTCAGATTTTCAAATATGGAGAAATCTGTCAGCGTGAAGGCAGATTTGAAAGAAAGCAGGGAAATCCCTCTCGTAAAAAACAGCATAAATGTGATGAATGTGGTAAACTCTTTAGCCAGAGCTCAGCACTTATTCTACACCAGAGAATCCACAGTGGGgagaaaccctatgaatgtgatgagtgtgggaaagccttcagccgGAGTTCAATCCTTattcaacatcagagaatccacactggagaaaaaccatataaatgtcatgaatgtgggaaagctttcagtCAGAATTCTGGGCTTATTaatcatcagagaatccatactggggaaaaaccttatgaatgtagtgAGTGTGGGAAAGCTTATAGTCAAAGCTCAAATCTTTTTAGGCATCAGCGAAGACATAGTGAAGAA AAATCCTATCAATGTCATGAATGTAAAAGTTTTCTTTGA